The following are encoded together in the Desulfococcus multivorans genome:
- a CDS encoding glycosyltransferase family 2 protein yields the protein MDRSVKGLIIGLLAVLPVAYGVFWGDYLEMLEIFVYHRETSWSVGVVRISLWIALAALVWRVYLVYTYRPAAACTDQELPLCSVIVPAYNEGAQVLYTLRSVAASDYPVEKLQIITVDDGSKDDTWRWMKQAERELGDRVELIRLAENSGKRRALYEGFQRSRGDILVTIDSDSEVDASTLRHLVSPFVRDPMVGGVAGNVRVLNTAAGIIPKMLDVSFTFSFDFIRASQSRVNTVMTTPGALSAYRRSVVGPVLKQWLHQTFFGQPANIGEDRALTNLILKNGYHVHFAKNAVVYTEVPTAYMGLAKMFLRWARSNVRETIVMAKFIFKRFRRTPALGARINLLLHLHRMTIGEILKIWSLTILAAFPTLFFFNMVTGAILFSMIPGLFYLSRHKDSNFLWAIPYSLFWLIGLSWISLYALFTPHRTGWLTRDLKSQANPLLAPAAQKGE from the coding sequence CATATGGGGTGTTCTGGGGCGACTATCTGGAGATGCTGGAAATTTTCGTCTACCACCGGGAGACCTCATGGTCGGTCGGCGTGGTCCGGATTTCCCTCTGGATCGCCCTGGCGGCCCTGGTGTGGCGCGTCTATCTCGTTTACACTTACCGTCCCGCAGCAGCCTGCACCGATCAGGAGCTGCCCCTCTGTTCGGTTATCGTGCCGGCGTACAACGAGGGCGCTCAGGTGCTCTATACCCTCCGCAGCGTGGCGGCCAGTGATTATCCCGTCGAGAAACTGCAGATCATCACTGTTGACGACGGCAGTAAGGACGACACCTGGCGCTGGATGAAGCAGGCCGAAAGAGAGCTGGGAGATCGGGTGGAATTGATCCGCCTGGCTGAAAACAGCGGAAAGCGCCGTGCCCTTTATGAGGGGTTTCAGCGCAGCCGGGGGGATATTTTGGTGACCATCGACAGCGATTCCGAGGTGGATGCCTCGACCCTTCGCCATCTCGTCAGCCCCTTCGTTCGCGACCCCATGGTAGGGGGCGTCGCCGGCAACGTTCGGGTGCTCAACACCGCGGCAGGCATCATTCCCAAGATGCTGGATGTCAGCTTCACCTTCAGCTTTGATTTCATCCGGGCCTCCCAGAGCCGGGTCAACACGGTAATGACCACTCCAGGGGCATTGTCCGCCTATCGGCGGAGCGTCGTCGGCCCCGTACTCAAACAATGGCTCCACCAGACTTTTTTTGGACAACCCGCCAATATCGGAGAGGACCGCGCTTTGACCAACCTGATCCTCAAGAACGGCTACCATGTCCATTTTGCCAAAAATGCCGTGGTGTATACCGAGGTGCCCACCGCTTACATGGGGCTCGCCAAGATGTTTCTGCGATGGGCCCGCTCCAATGTGCGCGAGACGATCGTCATGGCAAAATTTATCTTCAAAAGGTTTCGCAGGACGCCGGCTCTCGGGGCGCGCATCAACCTGCTCCTTCATCTGCATCGGATGACCATCGGTGAAATCCTCAAGATCTGGTCTCTGACCATTCTGGCTGCATTTCCCACGTTGTTTTTCTTCAACATGGTTACGGGTGCGATTCTTTTTTCCATGATCCCCGGGCTGTTCTACCTTTCTCGGCACAAGGACAGCAATTTCCTGTGGGCGATCCCCTACAGCCTTTTCTGGCTCATCGGCCTGTCCTGGATCAGTCTGTATGCCTTGTTCACGCCCCACCGGACGGGTTGGCTGACGCGGGACCTGAAAAGCCAGGCGAATCCTTTGCTTGCACCCGCGGCCCAAAAAGGCGAATAG
- a CDS encoding protein adenylyltransferase SelO yields the protein MFNFDNTYSRLPEQFYARVAPAKVPEPALIKWNEDLARELGIQSEQLTDRELAEIFAGRKLLPGSEPIALAYAGHQFGQFVPRLGDGRALLLGEILDPSGKRFDIQLKGSGRTPFSRQGDGKAPLGPVLREYIVSEGLHHLGLPTTRSLAAVRTGETVYREKALPGAILTRVAASHIRIGTFEYFAARNDRENLKTLADYAIQRHYPEIRDEADPYFHFFRKVGRAQIELVTGWMALGFIHGVMNTDNMSVTGESIDFGPCAFMDQFRSDRVFSSIDRFGRYSYSNQVQITLWNLSRLGSCLIHLADSGTEDTIESYNTELESLGTLFNRRLTSKMLKKIGILDDEKPEDQGLLRQWLGYLEKHALDFTLSFRNLAELVKNDSDSGFFEKTGDFQAFYENWKKRIRAQDRHADAIREGMNSINPLYIPRNHMVERVIAAALGGDFGLFHEMNAVLEKPYEEQERFNEYLSPPEPHEVVRTTFCGT from the coding sequence ATGTTTAATTTCGACAATACATATTCCCGGTTGCCGGAACAATTTTATGCCCGGGTGGCCCCGGCAAAGGTTCCCGAACCGGCTCTGATAAAATGGAACGAGGATTTGGCGCGTGAACTGGGCATTCAATCCGAACAGCTTACGGACAGGGAATTGGCGGAAATATTCGCAGGCCGGAAACTGCTTCCCGGTTCGGAACCGATTGCTCTTGCGTATGCCGGTCACCAATTCGGTCAATTCGTCCCCAGGCTGGGAGACGGTCGTGCCTTGCTCCTGGGCGAGATTCTGGATCCTTCGGGAAAACGTTTCGATATCCAGCTCAAAGGCTCCGGCCGGACACCCTTCTCGCGCCAGGGCGACGGAAAGGCGCCGCTCGGTCCGGTCCTTCGGGAATATATCGTCAGCGAGGGCCTTCACCATCTGGGACTGCCGACAACCCGTTCCCTGGCCGCAGTCCGGACAGGAGAGACGGTCTACCGGGAAAAAGCGCTTCCCGGGGCGATATTGACCCGAGTGGCCGCCAGTCACATTCGTATTGGAACTTTCGAATATTTCGCCGCCCGAAACGATCGGGAAAATTTAAAAACGTTGGCAGACTACGCGATCCAAAGGCACTATCCGGAGATTCGGGACGAGGCAGATCCGTATTTTCATTTTTTCCGTAAAGTGGGTCGCGCGCAGATCGAACTTGTGACCGGGTGGATGGCGCTCGGCTTCATTCACGGGGTGATGAACACGGACAACATGTCCGTCACCGGAGAATCGATCGACTTCGGGCCGTGCGCTTTCATGGATCAGTTCCGATCCGATCGGGTCTTCAGCTCGATCGATCGATTCGGCCGCTATTCCTATTCCAACCAGGTGCAAATCACTCTCTGGAACCTGTCCCGGCTGGGGTCATGCCTGATCCATCTGGCCGATAGCGGCACGGAGGATACGATAGAATCGTACAACACGGAACTGGAATCCCTCGGCACGCTTTTCAATCGGCGGCTGACTTCTAAAATGCTTAAAAAAATCGGAATCCTGGACGACGAAAAGCCGGAAGACCAGGGTCTCCTGCGCCAATGGCTCGGTTATCTGGAAAAGCATGCGCTGGATTTTACGCTCAGTTTTCGGAATCTGGCGGAACTGGTCAAAAACGACTCCGATTCCGGTTTTTTTGAAAAGACGGGGGACTTCCAGGCCTTTTATGAAAACTGGAAAAAACGGATCCGGGCTCAGGACCGGCATGCGGATGCAATCCGGGAAGGCATGAACAGCATCAACCCGCTTTACATTCCCAGAAATCACATGGTCGAACGCGTGATTGCCGCCGCGCTGGGAGGAGACTTCGGTCTTTTCCATGAAATGAACGCAGTCCTCGAAAAACCATACGAAGAGCAGGAGCGTTTCAACGAATATCTGTCACCGCCCGAGCCCCATGAAGTGGTCCGGACCACGTTTTGCGGGACCTGA